CTTcacctttaattaattttttgttcaAATACGTTTCATGCCACCGACTAATGGCCCCTTTGTCCGTTTCTTCCCTTGGGGATCTAGACTTTTCTCCGTGAAGGTAATTACCGTGCCTGACCTTAGCCTAAAAGCGTTGAACATCAAGAAATATCCATTCTAGCTATTTCAtcgttattattgttgttatactattgttatTTAAGCAGTCAAATAAAGTTGTAGTTGatcataatttttaattatttcaaaGAAAAACAATTGTGATTTGTATTTCTTATTACATTTTTCTAagtatataaattttttaaaaaaaactaaaaatcaatATCAAAATGCACATAAAGAGGAAAAAGATTGGCATCTCGTACTTTAAAGGTTATTACAGtattcttttttcccttttataTAATGTTATCGATCAGATACAGGATTCAGAAATGTCACTTTATACTAGCGATGACAATTGGAATAGTAATTTCATATATATAGAATAATGTCAAGCATTTAGACCAAAGGACACAAATGGAACTTCCTGACAAACAAATATCATTGGTTGCTGCTTTTCCTAAACGTCAATTATGTTAGATCGATTACGTGCTATAAATACTCAACTCCAAAATCATCGTTTGCCCACACTGCTAGTTAAATCCAACTATTTATTGTTTCTCAACATACATATAGTTCCTTCTAGATTACTCTGGTGTAGTTTCCCTTCTGAAAATGGGATCACGATACGAAGTTGAAGTAAAGATAACCTCAGCCAACGATTTGAAGAACGTCAACTGGCGTTACGGTCCCCTGAAGCCGTACGCAGTTGTCTGGGTTGACCCCAACGCTAAATGCTCTACTAAAGTCGACGAAGACGGCGATACATCTCCTTACTGGAACGAAAAACTCGTCGTCCCTTTGAATTCTCCGATCGACGATTCCACCTTGTACATCGACATCGTTCATGCGAACGCTGTCGAGGACACCAAGCCTCTCATCGGATCCGCTAAGCTTCCCCTTAGCAAAGTCGTCGATGATATTGGCATAGGTGGTGAGCTGGAGTGTACGCTCCAGCTCAAACGCCCTTCTGGTCGCCCTCAGGGAAAGGTACAAGTGGAGGTTAGCGTACGAGATCAGCCACGCTATCGTGC
The sequence above is drawn from the Nicotiana tabacum cultivar K326 chromosome 13, ASM71507v2, whole genome shotgun sequence genome and encodes:
- the LOC107788991 gene encoding protein SRC2 homolog; translated protein: MGSRYEVEVKITSANDLKNVNWRYGPLKPYAVVWVDPNAKCSTKVDEDGDTSPYWNEKLVVPLNSPIDDSTLYIDIVHANAVEDTKPLIGSAKLPLSKVVDDIGIGGELECTLQLKRPSGRPQGKVQVEVSVRDQPRYRAPDAYYAPPYGVPPPSQPYGRDYGAPYTAPPTGYPYSATTPPYGQPAYGEGSYGQLSGGYGYEEEKKKSKFGGMGTGLAVGAVAGVLGGVALAEGVDLLEDKIADDVAEKVEDDLADDDGDYGGDDF